A genomic window from Labeo rohita strain BAU-BD-2019 chromosome 6, IGBB_LRoh.1.0, whole genome shotgun sequence includes:
- the cfap52 gene encoding cilia- and flagella-associated protein 52: MAEDTQEVPQLALVAVIGFNGHVFSGLKVHPDKEHLIYPLGCTVIIKSLKSGRQTFLHGHTNNVSCISVSKSGRYIASGQVTFMGFKADVIIWDYEKKEIYARLMLHKARVEDLSFSPNDKYLVSLGGQDDGSIVVWNIESKEAICGSPASAQSAGHCLTIEYTNLNDEIFVSAGNGTLRVWELDLPNRKIRPTECQTGQLKRIVKCLEIPDDDNYFYCGTTSGDILKVNLKTRLLNSCGPVKQKFSKGVNTLKVLKTGDILVGSGDGMLSLCSGGNFKTIKSVQLEGGVTSVTLRGDGQQFYVGTEAAQIYNLGYTDFKPELIATNHNSAVKDVAFPFATSELFATCSQNDIRVWHTETSKELLRITVPNITCNALGFVQDGRSIFSAWNDGKIRVFTPESGKLRLIIHNAHSMGVTAIAATNDCKRIVSGGGEGQVRVWEIFQNSYRLIETMKEHKATVNCIKIKSNDKECVTASSDGACIIWDLVRFVRNQMVLSNTLFSVVCYHPEEFQIITSGTDRKIGYWEVYDGSAIRELEGSLSGAINGMHISEDGKYFVTGGDDKLLKLWHYSDGEVTHVGIGHSGSITNVRICPNSRYIVSTSADGAILRWRYPQTS, translated from the exons ATGGCAGAAGACACGCAAGAAGTCCCTCAACTCGCATTAGTGGCTGTTATTGGGTTTAATG GTCATGTGTTTTCTGGACTCAAAGTGCACCCAGACAAAGAACATCTCATTTATCCTCTCGGCTGCACTGTTATTATTAAGAGTCTGAAAAGTGGAAGACAAACTTTCCTTCATGGCCACACCAACAACGTATCCTGCATTTCTGTGTCCAAAAGTGGACGCTATATTGCATCTGGACAGGTCACGTTCATGGGATTTAAG GCTGATGTTATTATCTGGGACTATGAGAAGAAGGAGATTTATGCCCGTCTCATGCTACATAAAGCTAGAGTTGAAGATCTTAGCTTCTCCCCAAATGATAAGTACCTTGTATCGTTGGGTGGACAGGATGATGGCAG TATCGTAGTGTGGAACATCGAGAGTAAGGAGGCTATATGTGGCAGTCCTGCTTCAGCACAGAGTGCTGGTCACTGCCTCACCATCGAGTACACCAACCTGAACGATGAAATCTTTGTCTCTGCTGGAAA TGGAACTCTGCGTGTATGGGAGCTTGATTTGCCCAACAGAAAGATCCGGCCCACAGAATGTCAGACTGGACAGCTCAAGAGAATTGTCAAATGCCTAGAG ATCCCAGATGATGATAATTATTTCTACTGTGGAACTACTAGTGGAgatattctgaaagtgaacctGAAGACAAGGTTGCTGAACAGCTGTGGTCCTGTTAAACAAAAATTCAGCAAG GGAGTGAACACTCTTAAAGTCTTGAAGACTGGTGATATTTTAGTTGGATCAGGAGATGGGATGTTGTCTTTGTGCTCAGGAGGGAATTTCAAAACCATTAA GAGTGTTCAGTTGGAGGGAGGGGTGACATCAGTAACCCTGCGTGGAGACGGGCAGCAGTTCTATGTTGGGACAGAAGCTGCACAGATCTACAATTTAGGCTACACAGACTTCAAACCAGAGCTTATTGCTACAAATCATAACAGTGCTGTGAAGGACGTGGCCTTTCCTTT TGCGACATCAGAGCTTTTTGCCACCTGTTCACAGAATGACATACGAGTGTGGCATACTGAGACCTCCAAGGAGCTTCTGCGTATCACGGTGCCTAACATAACATGCAACGCTCTGGGCTTTGTACAGGATGGCAGGAGCATCTTCAGTG CTTGGAATGATGGGAAGATCCGTGTGTTCACCCCAGAGAGTGGGAAGCTGAGGCTGATAATTCATAATGCCCACAGTATGGGAGTGACTGCCATAGCAGCGACCAATGACTGCAAGAGGATTGTCAGTGGAGGGGGAGAAGGACAG GTGAGAGTATGGGAGATATTCCAGAACTCATATCGGCTCATCGAGACCATGAAGGAGCACAAAGCTACGGTTAACTGCATTAAGATCAAGAGTAACGACAAGGAGTGTGTGACAGCCAGCTCTGATGGAGCTTGCATCATCTGGGACCTGGT GAGGTTCGTGAGGAATCAAATGGTCTTGTCTAACACCCTGTTTAGTGTTGTATGTTACCACCCTGAGGAATTCCAGATCATCACCAGTGGCACTGACAGAAAG ATTGGCTACTGGGAGGTGTATGACGGTTCTGCAATCAGAGAACTCGAGGGCTCCTTGTCGGGAGCTATAAATGGCATGCACATTTCTGAGGACGGAAAATATTTTGTGACTG GTGGAGATGACAAATTACTAAAGCTCTGGCACTATTCTGATGGTGAAGTGACCCATGTTGGCATCGGGCACAGTGGAAGCATCACAAATGTGAGGATCTGTCCCAACAGCAGATATATTGTCAGTACCAGTGCCGACGGAGCTATCCTAAGGTGGAGATACCCACAAACCTCATAG
- the LOC127167090 gene encoding TBC1 domain family member 24 isoform X1, with translation MLQVTNIACAHFGSTNLNVRNVEDGNNSQYVDRTNCGRLRSRSLYGFEETKHSVGETDKDRSYIRPRSRSFYVSDTDDAGTGNFSRCNSMRPRARSLHNEDGKRNTGGTSITAKPPIKRPKGNSSKRASKELIGKKGSLKGVPMMTISEVDKWEISSSSGMKYGQYVDWEKIDPEAAIRYQKILSSDHYELKAMGRTGFWSMPHTLRAKAYQHIIHSIESTSTTADVDTYHGLAGKLFGEFQTSTHPFPKFMEDGEIPRYCLNKAGLNSVKKILICVNHHFPDVSYCPILSALVSLLLHFSEDEAQCFHSICSLVSYTDPKKRYIDQTFLTSRASCMTFGDLANKYCRGIRKLIASSHQNLFEFYSDWIMWIFADLPFTYAIRVLDVYLLEGYKVLYRVALALLSLYKVSVSSRVAHVDDFRQDMKNFVQNVGRHSTNDALLQRAFSIQLPTRNELTYLFNANKDALIHKDIHNKSSYQAMDFRAFSSSVVTETEMRVVWAWIPERFALFSPVQLFGTNVDDRRLSSFYSKVQGHDPTVLLLKTADEEVCGAFLSSDWAQKNCDEKGFKFFGTGECFVFTLRPGMERYQRTVLQISGMSGKCDSSHQKQILSISSLITTHVDRTTGGSPLCTVSAFKFMAGDDETLFIGGDGGHALHLQADLTAGCSERCDTFESPPLCRGCFKIQSLEVWGIQHSLSVPPLLSQ, from the exons ATGCTCCAGGTTACAAATATTGCATGTGCCCATTTTGGCTCTACAAATCTGAATGTCCGGAATGTGGAGGATGGCAATAATTCACAGTATGTGGACCGGACAAACTGTGGTAGACTCCGTTCTCGATCTCTTTACGGCTTTGAGGAGACAAAACACTCAGTGGGAGAGACTGACAAGGACAGAAGCTACATAAGACCTCGTTCAAGATCATTCTATGTTTCTGACACTGATGATGCAGGAACAGGTAATTTTAGCAGATGCAATTCTATGAGACCAAGAGCAAGATCACTACACAATGAGGATGGGAAGAGAAACACTGGTGGGACATCTATCACTGCAAAGCCTCCGATCAAAAGACCTAAAGGAAACTCAAGCAAACGAGCCAGCAAGGAGCTTATAG GAAAAAAAGGAAGTTTAAAGGGTGTACCCATGATGACCATTTCCGAGGTGGATAAGTGGGAGATAAGCTCTTCTTCTGGGATGAAATACGGTCAGTATGTAGACTGGGAAAAGATCGACCCAGAAGCGGCCATCCGTTATCAGAAGATCCTCTCAAGTGATCATTATGAGCTCAAAGCAATGGGCCGTACAGGATTCTGGTCCATGCCTCATACTCTCAGAGCCAAGGCTTACCAGCACATCATCCACAGCATCGAGAGCACATCCACCACAGCTGATGTGGACACTTACCATGGCTTAGCTGGGAAGCTTTTTGGGGAATTTCAAACAAGCACACACCCTTTCCCAAAGTTCATGGAGGATGGGGAAATTCCCAGATACTGCCTTAACAAAGCAGGTCTGAATTCcgtaaaaaaaattctcatttgTGTAAACCACCACTTTCCTGATGTCAGCTACTGTCCTATTCTGTCCGCTCTGGTGTCTCTTCTCCTGCACTTCAGTGAGGATGAAGCCCAGTGTTTCCACAGTATTTGTTCCCTGGTGTCCTACACAGACCCTAAAAAGCGTTACATCGACCAGACTTTCCTCACTTCACGTGCCTCATGCATGACCTTTGGAGACCTTGCCAATAAATACTGCAGGGGAATCCGGAAGCTAATAGCCAGCTCCCACCAGAACCTGTTTGAGTTCTACTCTGACTGGATCATGTGGATCTTCGCCGATCTACCTTTCACATACGCTATCAGAGTGCTCGATGTCTATCTACTGGAGGGCTACAAAGTTTTATACCGTGTAGCTCTTGCTCTACTCAGCCTTTACAAGGTCTCTGTGTCTTCACGAGTGGCCCACGTTGACGACTTCAGACAGGACATGAAGAATTTTGTGCAGAATGTGGGACGACACAGTACTAATGATGCTCTGCTTCAGAGGGCTTTTAGTATACAGCTTCCCACACGCAACGAACTGACTTATCTCTTCAATGCCAACAAGGATGCACTAATTCATAAGGACATCCACAATAAGAG cTCATACCAAGCTATGGATTTTCGGGCCTTCAGCTCCTCTGTAGTAACTGAAACAGAGATGAGGGTGGTCTGGGCATGGATTCCAGAGCGATTTGCTTTATTCAGTCCTGTGCAGCTATTCGGCACAAATGTTGATGACAGAAGGCTCTCTTC GTTTTATTCCAAAGTTCAAGGTCACGATCCAACTGTTTTACTCTTGAAAACTGCCGACGAGGAG GTTTGTGGGGCTTTCTTGTCCTCAGACTGGGCTCAGAAGAATTGTGATGAAAAGGGATTTAAGTTCTTTGGCACAGGAGAGTGTTTTGTTTTCACT CTACGACCAGGAATGGAACGGTATCAGCGAACAGTGTTGCAGATCTCTGGGATGTCTGGCAAATGTGATTCCTCTCATCAGAAACAAATTCTCTCCATTAGCTCTCTGATAACCACTCATGTGGACAGAACTACTGGAGGCTCTCCACTCTGTACAGTGTCAGCCTTCAAATTCATGGCAGGGGATGATGAGACACTCTTCATTG GTGGTGATGGTGGCCACGCGCTGCACCTGCAGGCTGATCTGACAGCTGGCTGTTCTGAACGCTGTGATACGTTTGAGAGTCCACCGCTGTGCAGGGGATGCTTCAAGATCCAGTCTCTAGAGGTGTGGGGAATCCAGCACTCTTTGTCTGTACCACCACTGCTTTCACAGTGA
- the LOC127167090 gene encoding TBC1 domain family member 24 isoform X2, with protein sequence MMTISEVDKWEISSSSGMKYGQYVDWEKIDPEAAIRYQKILSSDHYELKAMGRTGFWSMPHTLRAKAYQHIIHSIESTSTTADVDTYHGLAGKLFGEFQTSTHPFPKFMEDGEIPRYCLNKAGLNSVKKILICVNHHFPDVSYCPILSALVSLLLHFSEDEAQCFHSICSLVSYTDPKKRYIDQTFLTSRASCMTFGDLANKYCRGIRKLIASSHQNLFEFYSDWIMWIFADLPFTYAIRVLDVYLLEGYKVLYRVALALLSLYKVSVSSRVAHVDDFRQDMKNFVQNVGRHSTNDALLQRAFSIQLPTRNELTYLFNANKDALIHKDIHNKSSYQAMDFRAFSSSVVTETEMRVVWAWIPERFALFSPVQLFGTNVDDRRLSSFYSKVQGHDPTVLLLKTADEEVCGAFLSSDWAQKNCDEKGFKFFGTGECFVFTLRPGMERYQRTVLQISGMSGKCDSSHQKQILSISSLITTHVDRTTGGSPLCTVSAFKFMAGDDETLFIGGDGGHALHLQADLTAGCSERCDTFESPPLCRGCFKIQSLEVWGIQHSLSVPPLLSQ encoded by the exons ATGATGACCATTTCCGAGGTGGATAAGTGGGAGATAAGCTCTTCTTCTGGGATGAAATACGGTCAGTATGTAGACTGGGAAAAGATCGACCCAGAAGCGGCCATCCGTTATCAGAAGATCCTCTCAAGTGATCATTATGAGCTCAAAGCAATGGGCCGTACAGGATTCTGGTCCATGCCTCATACTCTCAGAGCCAAGGCTTACCAGCACATCATCCACAGCATCGAGAGCACATCCACCACAGCTGATGTGGACACTTACCATGGCTTAGCTGGGAAGCTTTTTGGGGAATTTCAAACAAGCACACACCCTTTCCCAAAGTTCATGGAGGATGGGGAAATTCCCAGATACTGCCTTAACAAAGCAGGTCTGAATTCcgtaaaaaaaattctcatttgTGTAAACCACCACTTTCCTGATGTCAGCTACTGTCCTATTCTGTCCGCTCTGGTGTCTCTTCTCCTGCACTTCAGTGAGGATGAAGCCCAGTGTTTCCACAGTATTTGTTCCCTGGTGTCCTACACAGACCCTAAAAAGCGTTACATCGACCAGACTTTCCTCACTTCACGTGCCTCATGCATGACCTTTGGAGACCTTGCCAATAAATACTGCAGGGGAATCCGGAAGCTAATAGCCAGCTCCCACCAGAACCTGTTTGAGTTCTACTCTGACTGGATCATGTGGATCTTCGCCGATCTACCTTTCACATACGCTATCAGAGTGCTCGATGTCTATCTACTGGAGGGCTACAAAGTTTTATACCGTGTAGCTCTTGCTCTACTCAGCCTTTACAAGGTCTCTGTGTCTTCACGAGTGGCCCACGTTGACGACTTCAGACAGGACATGAAGAATTTTGTGCAGAATGTGGGACGACACAGTACTAATGATGCTCTGCTTCAGAGGGCTTTTAGTATACAGCTTCCCACACGCAACGAACTGACTTATCTCTTCAATGCCAACAAGGATGCACTAATTCATAAGGACATCCACAATAAGAG cTCATACCAAGCTATGGATTTTCGGGCCTTCAGCTCCTCTGTAGTAACTGAAACAGAGATGAGGGTGGTCTGGGCATGGATTCCAGAGCGATTTGCTTTATTCAGTCCTGTGCAGCTATTCGGCACAAATGTTGATGACAGAAGGCTCTCTTC GTTTTATTCCAAAGTTCAAGGTCACGATCCAACTGTTTTACTCTTGAAAACTGCCGACGAGGAG GTTTGTGGGGCTTTCTTGTCCTCAGACTGGGCTCAGAAGAATTGTGATGAAAAGGGATTTAAGTTCTTTGGCACAGGAGAGTGTTTTGTTTTCACT CTACGACCAGGAATGGAACGGTATCAGCGAACAGTGTTGCAGATCTCTGGGATGTCTGGCAAATGTGATTCCTCTCATCAGAAACAAATTCTCTCCATTAGCTCTCTGATAACCACTCATGTGGACAGAACTACTGGAGGCTCTCCACTCTGTACAGTGTCAGCCTTCAAATTCATGGCAGGGGATGATGAGACACTCTTCATTG GTGGTGATGGTGGCCACGCGCTGCACCTGCAGGCTGATCTGACAGCTGGCTGTTCTGAACGCTGTGATACGTTTGAGAGTCCACCGCTGTGCAGGGGATGCTTCAAGATCCAGTCTCTAGAGGTGTGGGGAATCCAGCACTCTTTGTCTGTACCACCACTGCTTTCACAGTGA